The Zestosphaera sp. genome has a window encoding:
- the rpoA2 gene encoding DNA-directed RNA polymerase subunit A'': protein MKKSKQKRASRKKPKVKPAVTKAEEILEKVTEPYRVVSELMSRVEVVPELADEIRKNLLNLYVIQGVTQEEVLLKELTKYSEAALKIREFLEPIKDYVPEAIYNEMMLTLFRYYTKHELSDYELATIVDDCVRTYLYSLVDPGEPVGTVTAQSIGEPGTQMTLRTFHFAGVRELNVTLGLPRLIELVDAKRVPETPIMEIHLSEEYKYDEAKAREVARRIELTTLETITRSADIDLSEMRLFIELDPEMVYDKGVTPDEVAKVLSKGKLLAGKVRISEENPYLIIVEIPKSYSDIIKAQKFRDRLLKLKIKGVKDIKKVILQKRKDQDTGKEYYVLITSGSNLEAVLRIDGIDPRKVRTNSIHEIEDVLGIEAAREALIREIKNTLNEQGLDVDLRHVMLVADMMTRSGTVRPIGRHGVVGEKPSILARAAFEVTVKNLFDASIRGETDQIVGVTENVIIGQLAPIGTALVELKMNPTKIKTLVKEGER, encoded by the coding sequence ATGAAGAAGTCTAAACAGAAGAGGGCGTCACGTAAGAAGCCAAAAGTTAAGCCTGCAGTAACTAAAGCAGAGGAGATCTTAGAGAAAGTTACTGAGCCTTATCGCGTCGTAAGTGAGTTAATGAGTAGAGTTGAGGTAGTGCCGGAACTAGCTGATGAGATACGGAAGAATCTCCTAAACCTGTATGTTATTCAGGGCGTAACTCAAGAGGAAGTTCTTCTTAAGGAGCTAACTAAGTATAGTGAGGCAGCTCTTAAAATCAGGGAGTTCTTAGAACCCATTAAAGACTATGTCCCTGAAGCTATCTATAATGAGATGATGTTGACTCTCTTCAGATACTATACTAAGCACGAGTTAAGTGATTACGAGCTAGCTACCATAGTAGATGACTGTGTTAGGACATACCTGTACTCGTTAGTTGACCCTGGAGAGCCGGTAGGTACTGTGACGGCGCAGTCTATAGGTGAGCCAGGCACTCAGATGACTTTAAGAACTTTTCACTTTGCGGGTGTCAGAGAGCTGAACGTCACGCTAGGGTTGCCGAGACTCATTGAGTTAGTAGACGCTAAGAGAGTTCCTGAGACCCCAATAATGGAGATACACCTCAGTGAAGAATACAAGTATGATGAGGCTAAGGCTAGAGAGGTAGCTAGGAGGATAGAGTTGACTACCCTAGAAACTATAACTAGGTCAGCAGATATAGACCTTTCTGAGATGAGGCTCTTTATAGAGCTAGACCCTGAGATGGTATACGATAAGGGAGTTACGCCAGATGAGGTAGCTAAGGTCTTGTCTAAGGGCAAGTTACTTGCCGGTAAAGTCCGTATTTCTGAGGAGAACCCGTACTTGATTATTGTTGAGATTCCTAAGAGTTATAGTGACATAATTAAAGCTCAGAAGTTTAGAGACAGGTTATTAAAGCTTAAGATTAAGGGTGTGAAGGATATCAAGAAAGTGATACTTCAGAAGAGGAAAGACCAGGATACTGGGAAAGAATATTATGTCCTCATAACTTCTGGTTCTAATTTAGAAGCTGTGCTGAGGATTGACGGTATCGACCCAAGGAAAGTGAGGACCAACAGCATTCACGAGATAGAAGACGTTTTAGGTATTGAGGCTGCTAGAGAAGCTCTTATAAGAGAAATCAAGAACACGTTAAATGAGCAAGGCCTAGACGTTGACTTAAGACACGTTATGCTGGTAGCTGACATGATGACGAGGTCAGGTACTGTGAGGCCTATAGGCAGGCATGGAGTCGTTGGAGAGAAGCCCAGCATCTTAGCTAGAGCGGCTTTCGAAGTCACCGTGAAGAACTTGTTTGACGCGAGTATTAGGGGCGAGACAGATCAGATAGTTGGGGTCACGGAGAACGTTATTATAGGGCAGCTAGCCCCTATCGGGACTGCCTTAGTAGAGCTTAAAATGAATCCCACAAAAATTAAAACATTGGTGAAAGAAGGAGAGAGGTGA